In the genome of Xanthomonas translucens pv. cerealis, one region contains:
- the rnr gene encoding ribonuclease R: MTNRKTKSGKPGKSASHDMPASKADAPVAPPPPKKSKMPSWMPSLPSFLRRSPKPPLQPLPAPEPVAAASSRKKPAAAVADPFAAREAERYAEPIASREAILQLLDRCDGPQTLEELAGQLGLTEPSRMEALSKRLGAMLREAQLVQNRRGGYAPVQQTNLIPGVVIANPDGFGFLRPDEGGDDLFLPPYEMRKVLHGDRALANVTGIDRRGRREGSIARVLERGLSRLIGRFSMEGGIAYVVPDDKRIQRNIQIPTDAIGEARDGQLVVCELTSTPDGRRPPIGKIIAVLGDKLTPSLVVETAIHGRELPYEFPQAVLDEAAAVPLTVEPAAIKGRVDLRQTPLVTIDGADAKDFDDAVFCEPNADGFRLVVAIADVSHYVRPGTPLDVEAIRRATSVYFPGFVVPMLPETLSNGICSLNPKVDRMCFVCDMQIDRQGEVAGARFYEAVMNSHARLTYDQVWQAVGEKDEQVRKEVAAVLPQIERLYQLFQVLAKTRSRRGAIEFETSEVRFVLDNTGEVTQAGMLVRNDAHKLIEECMIAANVAAARHLLEARIPAPYRVHERPPESKYADLLEFLKEFKLSLPPWSKVVPGDYTKLLKKVRERPDAALLESVLLRSQSMAVYSPDNAGHFGLALEAYAHFTSPIRRYPDLLVHRAIKYALTRGAPDKYLYSPREMAALALQCSERERRADEAEREVDERYRAAWMEKHVGGQFDGVVSGVTSFGLFVELDQSKVNGLIHVTQLPQDYYQFDAVRKTLSGERRGMQFRLGDRVRILVLKASMEERKIDFRLVVEGEPMTDMPPPPERGQQPAKRKKKKY, translated from the coding sequence ATGACCAATCGAAAAACCAAGTCCGGCAAGCCCGGCAAATCCGCATCCCACGACATGCCCGCCAGCAAGGCCGACGCCCCGGTGGCTCCGCCTCCGCCGAAGAAATCCAAGATGCCGTCGTGGATGCCCAGCCTCCCCAGTTTCCTGCGGCGCAGCCCCAAGCCGCCGTTGCAGCCGCTGCCTGCGCCCGAGCCGGTGGCCGCAGCGTCCTCGCGCAAGAAGCCGGCTGCTGCGGTGGCCGACCCGTTCGCCGCCCGCGAGGCCGAGCGCTATGCCGAGCCGATCGCCAGCCGCGAGGCGATCCTGCAGTTGCTGGACCGCTGCGACGGCCCGCAGACGCTGGAAGAGCTGGCCGGGCAACTCGGCCTGACCGAACCTTCGCGCATGGAGGCGTTGAGCAAGCGCCTGGGTGCGATGCTGCGCGAGGCGCAGCTGGTGCAGAACCGCCGCGGCGGCTACGCGCCGGTGCAGCAGACCAACCTGATCCCCGGCGTGGTGATCGCCAATCCCGACGGCTTCGGCTTCCTGCGTCCGGACGAGGGCGGTGACGACCTGTTCCTGCCGCCCTACGAAATGCGCAAGGTGTTGCATGGCGACCGCGCGCTGGCCAACGTTACCGGCATCGACCGCCGCGGCCGCCGCGAAGGCAGCATCGCGCGCGTGCTCGAGCGCGGCCTGAGCCGGCTGATCGGCCGCTTCAGCATGGAGGGCGGCATCGCCTATGTGGTGCCGGACGACAAGCGCATCCAGCGCAACATCCAGATCCCGACCGATGCGATTGGCGAGGCGCGCGACGGCCAGCTGGTGGTGTGCGAACTGACCTCCACCCCGGACGGACGGCGCCCGCCGATCGGCAAGATCATCGCGGTGCTCGGCGACAAGCTGACCCCGTCGCTGGTGGTGGAAACCGCGATCCATGGCCGCGAGCTGCCCTACGAATTCCCGCAGGCGGTGCTCGACGAAGCCGCGGCGGTGCCGCTGACGGTGGAGCCGGCGGCGATCAAGGGGCGCGTGGACCTGCGGCAGACGCCGCTGGTGACCATCGACGGCGCCGACGCCAAGGACTTCGACGACGCGGTGTTCTGCGAACCGAACGCGGACGGCTTCCGCCTGGTGGTCGCTATCGCCGACGTTTCGCATTACGTGCGCCCGGGCACGCCGCTGGACGTGGAAGCGATCCGCCGCGCGACCTCGGTGTACTTCCCCGGCTTCGTGGTGCCGATGCTGCCGGAGACGCTGTCCAACGGCATCTGCTCGCTCAATCCCAAGGTCGACCGCATGTGCTTCGTCTGCGACATGCAGATCGATCGCCAGGGCGAGGTGGCCGGCGCGCGCTTCTACGAGGCGGTGATGAATTCGCACGCGCGGCTCACCTACGACCAGGTGTGGCAGGCGGTGGGCGAGAAGGACGAGCAGGTGCGCAAGGAGGTGGCCGCGGTGCTGCCGCAGATCGAGCGCCTGTACCAGCTGTTCCAGGTGCTGGCCAAGACGCGCTCGCGCCGCGGCGCGATCGAGTTCGAGACCTCGGAAGTGCGTTTCGTGCTCGACAACACCGGCGAGGTGACCCAGGCCGGCATGCTGGTGCGCAACGACGCGCACAAGCTGATCGAGGAATGCATGATCGCCGCCAACGTGGCCGCGGCGCGCCACCTGCTGGAGGCGCGCATTCCGGCGCCGTACCGCGTGCACGAGCGGCCGCCGGAGTCCAAGTACGCCGACCTGCTGGAGTTCCTGAAGGAATTCAAGTTGAGCCTGCCGCCGTGGAGCAAGGTGGTGCCGGGCGACTACACCAAGCTGCTGAAGAAGGTGCGCGAGCGCCCGGACGCGGCGTTGCTGGAGTCGGTGCTGCTGCGCAGCCAGAGCATGGCGGTGTATTCGCCGGACAACGCCGGCCACTTCGGCCTGGCGCTGGAGGCGTACGCGCACTTCACCTCGCCGATCCGCCGCTATCCTGACCTGCTGGTGCACCGCGCGATCAAGTACGCGCTGACCCGCGGCGCGCCGGACAAGTACCTGTATTCGCCGCGCGAGATGGCGGCGCTGGCGCTGCAATGCTCCGAGCGCGAACGCCGTGCCGACGAGGCCGAGCGCGAGGTCGACGAGCGCTACCGCGCGGCGTGGATGGAAAAGCATGTCGGCGGCCAGTTCGACGGCGTGGTCAGCGGTGTCACCAGCTTCGGCCTGTTCGTAGAGCTGGACCAGTCCAAGGTCAATGGCCTGATCCACGTGACCCAGCTGCCGCAGGACTATTACCAGTTCGACGCGGTGCGTAAGACCCTGTCCGGCGAGCGCCGCGGCATGCAGTTCCGGCTCGGCGACCGGGTCCGCATCCTGGTGCTCAAGGCCAGCATGGAAGAGCGCAAGATCGACTTCCGCCTGGTGGTGGAAGGCGAGCCGATGACCGATATGCCGCCGCCGCCGGAACGTGGGCAGCAGCCGGCCAAGCGCAAGAAAAAGAAGTACTGA
- a CDS encoding GFA family protein, which translates to MEHDHHSGGCQCGAVRFRVRGRLDDASICHCRMCQKAFGAYYAPLVSTRGAQLLWTRGALKYFQSSNLVRRGFCADCGTPLTYEAPDGVAVAAGAFDDPAALPPRIQYGLEARLPFVDGLHRLPAIRTEADLDAAPFLAQLVSRQHPDHDTERWPA; encoded by the coding sequence ATGGAGCATGACCACCACAGCGGCGGTTGCCAGTGCGGCGCGGTGCGTTTCCGCGTGCGCGGGCGGCTCGACGACGCCTCGATCTGCCATTGCCGGATGTGCCAGAAGGCGTTCGGCGCCTATTACGCGCCGCTGGTGTCCACGCGCGGTGCGCAACTGCTGTGGACGCGCGGGGCGCTGAAGTATTTCCAATCATCCAATCTGGTGCGGCGCGGCTTCTGCGCCGACTGCGGCACGCCGCTGACCTACGAGGCGCCGGACGGCGTCGCTGTGGCCGCCGGGGCGTTCGACGACCCGGCGGCGCTGCCGCCGCGGATCCAGTACGGGCTGGAAGCCAGGCTGCCGTTCGTGGACGGCCTGCACCGGTTACCGGCGATCCGCACCGAGGCCGATCTGGACGCGGCGCCGTTCCTGGCGCAACTGGTCTCGCGCCAGCATCCGGACCACGATACCGAGCGCTGGCCGGCCTGA
- the rlmB gene encoding 23S rRNA (guanosine(2251)-2'-O)-methyltransferase RlmB: MSKQNQWIVGVNAVASSIENDADNVREVLIEAGSKNPRLVEIEENARRKGIEVRRVNTQALDGVGGSVRHQGVAARYAAARTWGENELEGLVAAAEGRALLLVLDGVQDPHNLGACLRSAAAAGATAVVIPKDKSAPVNATVRKTSAGAADRIPIVAVTNLARCLRDLQKQGVWIYGLVGEAETSLYAQDLRGNVALVLGGESDGLRRLTREHCDGLVKIPMPGDIESLNVSVATGVTLFEAVRQRMG, encoded by the coding sequence ATGAGCAAGCAGAACCAGTGGATCGTCGGCGTCAACGCCGTGGCCTCGTCGATCGAGAACGATGCCGACAACGTGCGCGAAGTGCTGATCGAGGCGGGCAGCAAGAACCCGCGGCTGGTGGAGATCGAGGAGAACGCGCGGCGCAAAGGCATCGAGGTGCGGCGGGTCAATACCCAGGCGCTGGACGGCGTCGGCGGCTCGGTGCGCCACCAGGGCGTGGCTGCGCGCTACGCGGCGGCGCGCACCTGGGGCGAGAACGAACTAGAAGGCCTGGTCGCCGCCGCCGAAGGTCGCGCGCTGCTGCTGGTGCTCGACGGCGTGCAGGATCCGCATAACCTCGGCGCCTGCCTGCGCAGTGCCGCGGCGGCTGGCGCCACTGCGGTGGTGATCCCCAAGGACAAGTCGGCGCCGGTCAACGCCACCGTGCGCAAGACCTCGGCCGGCGCCGCCGACCGTATCCCGATCGTGGCGGTGACCAACCTGGCGCGCTGCCTGCGCGACCTGCAGAAGCAGGGCGTGTGGATCTACGGCCTGGTCGGCGAAGCCGAGACCTCCCTGTATGCGCAGGACCTGCGCGGCAACGTGGCGTTGGTGCTGGGCGGCGAATCCGACGGCCTACGTCGGCTCACCCGCGAGCATTGCGACGGCCTGGTCAAGATCCCGATGCCGGGCGACATCGAGAGCCTCAACGTGTCGGTGGCCACCGGCGTGACCCTGTTCGAGGCGGTGCGCCAGCGCATGGGCTGA
- the rnt gene encoding ribonuclease T — translation MNDHVDNPSQPLAATPMSRRFRGYLPVVVDVETGGFDWNRHALLEIAVVPIEMDATGQLYPGTTASAHVVPAPGTAIDPKSLEVTGIILDHPFRFAKPEREALDHVFAPVRAAVKKYGCQRAILVGHNAHFDLNFLNATVARCGHKRNPFHPFSVFDTVTLAGIAYGQTVLARAVQAAGFDWNAADAHSAVYDTEQTARLFCKIANAWPAPQIG, via the coding sequence ATGAATGATCACGTCGATAACCCGTCCCAGCCCCTTGCGGCCACCCCGATGTCGCGGCGTTTCCGCGGCTATCTGCCGGTGGTGGTGGACGTGGAGACCGGCGGCTTCGACTGGAACCGGCATGCGCTGCTGGAGATCGCCGTGGTCCCGATCGAGATGGACGCTACCGGCCAGCTGTACCCCGGCACCACCGCCAGCGCGCATGTGGTGCCGGCGCCCGGCACCGCCATCGACCCCAAGTCGCTGGAAGTCACCGGCATCATCCTCGACCACCCGTTCCGCTTCGCCAAGCCCGAACGCGAAGCGCTGGACCACGTGTTCGCGCCGGTGCGCGCGGCGGTGAAGAAGTACGGCTGCCAGCGCGCGATCCTGGTCGGCCACAACGCCCACTTCGACCTGAACTTCCTCAACGCCACCGTGGCCCGCTGCGGCCACAAGCGCAACCCGTTCCACCCCTTCAGCGTGTTCGACACCGTGACCCTGGCCGGCATCGCCTACGGCCAGACCGTGCTGGCCCGCGCCGTGCAGGCCGCCGGTTTCGACTGGAACGCCGCCGATGCGCACAGCGCGGTCTACGACACCGAGCAGACCGCGCGCCTGTTCTGCAAGATCGCCAACGCCTGGCCGGCGCCGCAGATCGGCTGA
- a CDS encoding HvfC family RiPP maturation protein codes for MAESLHAQQFALALHLRDPQRHAPPADIEPRRLAVYRALFFDNIAHLLAAHFPVLRTTLDADAWQALLHAFCAEHRARTPLFPRVGGEFVRFLQQRAADAQRPWLAELAHYETVELEVQIDDAPLPPHDPHGDLLAGVPQLSPWLRLLRYRWPVQRIGPAWQPREAPAQPTCLLARRDADGQARFAELAPLAHAVIERLRDGEHSGRALLLRLAAEHGQDPAVLLHDGAALLERLREQGSVLGTRPPA; via the coding sequence ATGGCTGAGTCGCTGCACGCGCAGCAGTTCGCGCTGGCCCTGCACCTGCGCGATCCGCAGCGGCATGCGCCGCCGGCGGACATCGAACCGCGGCGGCTGGCGGTATACCGCGCACTGTTCTTCGACAACATCGCGCACCTGCTCGCCGCGCATTTCCCGGTGCTGCGCACCACCCTCGACGCGGACGCATGGCAGGCCCTGCTGCACGCGTTCTGCGCCGAACACCGCGCCCGCACCCCCCTGTTCCCGCGCGTGGGCGGCGAGTTCGTGCGCTTCCTGCAGCAGCGCGCGGCGGATGCGCAACGGCCGTGGCTGGCGGAACTGGCGCACTACGAGACGGTCGAGCTGGAGGTGCAGATCGACGACGCGCCGCTGCCGCCGCACGACCCGCACGGCGACCTGCTCGCCGGCGTTCCGCAGCTCTCGCCCTGGCTGCGCCTGCTGCGCTATCGCTGGCCGGTGCAACGCATCGGCCCGGCCTGGCAACCGCGCGAGGCGCCGGCACAGCCGACCTGCCTGCTGGCGCGGCGCGATGCCGACGGCCAGGCGCGCTTCGCCGAACTGGCGCCGTTAGCCCATGCCGTGATCGAGCGGCTGCGCGACGGCGAGCACAGCGGGCGCGCCCTACTGCTGCGCCTGGCCGCCGAACACGGCCAGGACCCGGCTGTGCTGCTGCACGACGGCGCGGCGTTGCTTGAGCGCCTGCGCGAACAGGGCAGCGTGCTCGGCACCCGCCCGCCGGCCTGA
- a CDS encoding HvfB family MNIO-type RiPP peptide maturase produces MAAADAAPRGQAAASAGLGLRRGLLPELLQAAPAAFDFLECAPDNWIGVGGRLGAMLDTLAARHPLSCHGLSLSLGGMAPLDAVLLRQTRQFLDRHKVALYSEHLSYSADDGQLYELLPLPFTDEAVRHVGARIAQAQDALGRRIAVENVSYYAAPGQALSEAAFVAAVLAEADCDLLLDVNNVCVNAANHGYDALAFLAAMPSARIASYHIAGHRDDAPSALKIDTHGAAVAAEVWDLLDAAYRLHGVRPTLLERDSHLPPLSDLLHEVQRIREAQARAMATQAAPLAHG; encoded by the coding sequence GTGGCGGCAGCTGATGCCGCGCCGCGCGGGCAGGCCGCGGCGAGCGCCGGACTCGGCCTGCGCCGTGGCCTGCTGCCGGAGTTGCTGCAGGCAGCGCCGGCCGCGTTCGATTTCCTGGAGTGCGCGCCGGACAACTGGATCGGCGTCGGCGGCCGCCTCGGCGCGATGCTGGACACGCTGGCCGCGCGCCATCCACTGAGCTGCCATGGCCTGTCGCTGTCGCTGGGCGGCATGGCGCCGCTGGATGCGGTGCTGCTGCGGCAGACCCGGCAGTTCCTGGATCGGCACAAGGTCGCGCTGTACAGCGAACACCTCAGCTACAGCGCCGACGACGGCCAGCTCTACGAACTGCTGCCGCTGCCGTTCACCGACGAGGCGGTGCGCCACGTCGGCGCGCGCATCGCCCAGGCGCAGGACGCGCTGGGCCGGCGCATCGCGGTGGAGAACGTGTCCTACTACGCCGCACCCGGCCAGGCGCTGAGCGAAGCCGCGTTCGTCGCCGCGGTGCTGGCCGAAGCCGACTGCGACCTGCTGCTGGACGTCAACAACGTCTGCGTCAACGCCGCCAACCACGGTTACGACGCCCTCGCCTTCCTCGCCGCGATGCCGAGCGCGCGCATCGCCTCGTACCACATCGCCGGGCATCGCGACGACGCCCCCAGCGCGCTGAAGATCGACACCCATGGCGCGGCCGTGGCGGCCGAGGTGTGGGATCTGCTCGACGCCGCCTATCGCCTGCATGGCGTGCGCCCGACCCTGCTGGAGCGCGACAGCCACTTGCCGCCGCTATCCGACCTGCTGCACGAGGTCCAACGCATCCGCGAGGCGCAGGCGCGGGCCATGGCGACGCAGGCGGCACCGTTGGCGCATGGCTGA
- a CDS encoding HvfA family oxazolone/thioamide-modified RiPP metallophore has protein sequence MSIPSRSSTALAGAVLLGGLSLSASALAMTELAQGYALGAQAAAPPSVDKAASTLPAQPKSKSMPANAAGAGKATETSGAAHAQDAAAAKPDKSAAAAAKHDDKAMAEGKCGEGKCGGGS, from the coding sequence ATGTCCATCCCATCGCGTTCGTCCACCGCTCTCGCCGGCGCCGTCCTGCTCGGCGGCCTGAGCCTGTCCGCCTCCGCACTGGCGATGACCGAACTGGCCCAGGGCTATGCGCTCGGCGCACAGGCCGCGGCGCCGCCGAGCGTCGACAAGGCAGCGAGCACGCTGCCGGCGCAGCCCAAGTCCAAATCAATGCCTGCCAATGCCGCAGGCGCCGGCAAGGCCACGGAGACCAGCGGCGCGGCGCATGCGCAGGACGCCGCGGCGGCCAAGCCGGACAAGTCAGCCGCCGCCGCAGCCAAGCACGACGACAAGGCGATGGCCGAAGGCAAGTGCGGCGAAGGCAAGTGCGGTGGCGGCAGCTGA
- the phoU gene encoding phosphate signaling complex protein PhoU codes for MNTQPNEHIVKSYDEEQQRLVAEIVRMGETAVAQLEAALDVVERRDDNAALRIVVNDEAIDALEHSISSDVMRLALRGPMARDLREILAGLRIPADIERIGDYAANVAKRSIALNTSPPMPQTLGLRQLGKLAAQQVREALTAYRSNDADAALRVRQSDALLDAQYTALFRELLTYMMEDPRNITPCTHLLFMAKNLERIGDHATNIAENVWFLVHGDQPLPPRDKRDETSTTSGI; via the coding sequence ATGAACACGCAGCCGAACGAGCACATCGTGAAGAGCTACGACGAAGAACAGCAGCGCCTTGTCGCCGAGATCGTACGCATGGGCGAGACCGCGGTGGCGCAGCTGGAAGCGGCCCTGGACGTGGTCGAGCGCCGCGACGACAACGCCGCACTGCGCATCGTCGTCAACGACGAGGCGATCGACGCGCTGGAGCATTCGATCAGCAGCGATGTGATGCGGCTGGCGCTGCGCGGACCGATGGCCCGCGACCTGCGCGAGATCCTCGCCGGCCTGCGCATCCCGGCCGACATCGAGCGCATCGGCGACTACGCCGCGAACGTGGCCAAGCGCTCGATCGCGCTGAACACTTCGCCGCCGATGCCGCAGACGCTGGGCCTGCGCCAGCTCGGCAAGCTGGCCGCGCAGCAGGTGCGCGAAGCGCTGACCGCTTACCGCAGCAACGACGCCGACGCGGCGCTGCGGGTGCGCCAGAGCGATGCACTGCTGGACGCGCAGTACACCGCGCTGTTCCGCGAACTGCTGACCTACATGATGGAAGACCCGCGCAACATCACCCCGTGCACGCACCTGCTGTTCATGGCCAAGAACCTGGAACGGATCGGCGACCACGCCACCAACATCGCCGAGAACGTGTGGTTCCTGGTACACGGCGACCAGCCGCTGCCGCCGCGCGACAAACGCGACGAGACCAGCACCACCTCCGGTATATGA
- the pstB gene encoding phosphate ABC transporter ATP-binding protein PstB, with protein MNDQHNTAPMHRIAMPAGHTALAPSPVKVAARGLDFYYDKYHALKGINIEVPEKRVTALIGPSGCGKSTLLRIFNRIYALYPKLEARGEVLLDGENILSPKYPMNRLRSKVGMVFQKPVPFPMTIFENVAYGIRHHEKLSKADMTNRVEHALRQGALWDEVKDKLGQSALGLSGGQQQRLCIARAVALRPDVLLLDEPTSALDPISTSRIEQLVEELKTDYTIVIVTHNMQQAARVSDYTAFMYLGDLIEHDRTEIIFSQPSKQQTEDYITGRFG; from the coding sequence ATGAACGATCAGCACAACACCGCACCGATGCACCGCATCGCCATGCCTGCCGGACACACCGCGCTGGCGCCATCGCCGGTCAAGGTGGCCGCACGCGGCCTGGACTTCTATTACGACAAGTACCACGCGCTGAAGGGCATCAACATCGAGGTGCCGGAAAAGCGCGTCACCGCGTTGATCGGCCCGTCCGGCTGCGGCAAGTCGACCCTGCTGCGCATCTTCAACCGCATCTATGCGCTGTATCCGAAGCTGGAGGCGCGCGGCGAGGTGCTGCTGGACGGTGAGAACATCCTGTCGCCGAAGTACCCGATGAACCGCCTGCGCAGCAAGGTCGGAATGGTGTTCCAGAAGCCGGTGCCGTTCCCGATGACCATCTTCGAGAACGTCGCCTACGGCATCCGCCACCACGAGAAGCTGTCCAAGGCGGACATGACCAATCGCGTCGAGCACGCGCTGCGCCAGGGCGCGCTGTGGGACGAGGTCAAGGACAAGCTCGGGCAGAGCGCGCTGGGCCTGTCCGGCGGCCAGCAGCAGCGCCTGTGCATCGCCCGCGCGGTGGCCTTGCGCCCGGACGTGCTGCTGCTCGACGAGCCGACCTCGGCGCTGGACCCGATCTCCACCAGCCGCATCGAGCAGCTGGTCGAAGAGTTGAAGACCGACTACACCATCGTTATCGTCACCCACAACATGCAGCAGGCCGCGCGCGTGTCCGACTACACCGCCTTCATGTACCTGGGCGACCTGATCGAACACGACCGCACCGAGATCATCTTCTCGCAGCCCAGCAAGCAGCAGACCGAAGACTACATCACCGGTCGCTTCGGCTGA
- the pstA gene encoding phosphate ABC transporter permease PstA has product MAADIADRLYNRRRVVNVFALLLSCLTALFGLAFLGWILWTLLSKGIAGINIDLFTRMTPPPGEEGGLANAFFGSAVMCGLALLIGTPLGVAAGTWLAEYGNARKTGQVVRFVNDILLSAPSIVLGLFVYTLYVMQTGGRFSAMAGALSLAFIVLPVVVRTTDEMLRLVPSQMREAALSLGIPQWKVTVQVLYRSASAGIVTGVLLALARISGETAPLLFTAFGNQYWNNNVMQPMASVPVVMNSFAGSPYPSWQQLAWSGALVLTVFVLLVSLGARGLLRRYKTSTD; this is encoded by the coding sequence ATGGCCGCCGACATCGCCGACCGCCTGTACAACCGCCGCCGCGTGGTCAACGTGTTCGCGCTGCTGCTGTCCTGCCTCACCGCGCTGTTCGGGCTGGCGTTCCTGGGCTGGATCCTGTGGACCCTGCTGTCCAAGGGCATCGCCGGCATCAACATCGACCTGTTCACCCGCATGACCCCGCCGCCGGGCGAAGAAGGCGGGCTGGCCAACGCATTCTTCGGCAGCGCGGTGATGTGCGGCCTGGCGCTGCTGATCGGCACCCCGCTGGGCGTGGCCGCCGGCACCTGGCTGGCCGAATACGGCAACGCGCGCAAAACCGGCCAGGTGGTGCGCTTCGTCAACGACATCCTGCTGTCGGCGCCGTCGATCGTGCTCGGCCTGTTCGTGTACACGCTGTACGTGATGCAGACCGGTGGGCGTTTCTCGGCGATGGCCGGCGCGCTGTCGCTGGCCTTCATCGTGCTGCCGGTGGTGGTGCGCACCACCGACGAAATGCTGCGCCTGGTGCCGTCGCAGATGCGCGAAGCGGCGCTGTCGCTCGGCATTCCGCAGTGGAAGGTAACGGTACAGGTGCTGTACCGCAGCGCCTCGGCCGGCATCGTCACCGGCGTGCTGCTGGCGCTGGCGCGGATCAGCGGCGAGACCGCGCCGCTGCTGTTCACCGCATTCGGCAACCAGTACTGGAACAACAACGTGATGCAGCCGATGGCGAGCGTGCCGGTAGTGATGAACTCCTTCGCCGGCAGCCCCTACCCGAGTTGGCAGCAGCTGGCCTGGTCCGGCGCGCTGGTACTCACCGTGTTCGTGCTGCTGGTCAGCCTCGGCGCGCGCGGCCTGCTGCGCCGCTACAAGACTTCCACCGATTGA
- the pstC gene encoding phosphate ABC transporter permease subunit PstC, which translates to MNATVIPEAISAPGGRDLRDARADRLFRWTLTATVVLVLIALASAALSMLWGGRHALQMQGLSFFYSSEWNPVENKYGALAPIYGTLVTALIAMLIAVPVSYGIAFFLTEVSPRWLRGPIGTAIELLAGIPSIIYGMWGLFVLVPVMTEYGTPWLNDHLGTLPVIGPMFQGPPLGIGLLTAGFVLAIMVIPFISSVMREVFLTVPTRLKESAYALGSTKWEVSWDIVLPYTRSAVIGGIFLGLGRALGETMAVAFVVGNTVRLSPSLLEPGTTIAALIANDFGEATETYRSALLLLGFVLFIVTFVVLAIARLMLQQLSRREGN; encoded by the coding sequence ATGAACGCCACTGTCATTCCCGAAGCGATATCGGCGCCCGGCGGACGCGACCTGCGCGACGCCCGTGCCGACCGTCTGTTCCGCTGGACGCTCACCGCCACCGTCGTCTTGGTTCTCATCGCCCTGGCCAGCGCGGCGCTGTCGATGCTGTGGGGCGGACGCCATGCGCTGCAGATGCAGGGCCTGAGCTTCTTCTACTCCAGCGAATGGAACCCGGTCGAGAACAAGTACGGCGCGCTGGCGCCGATCTACGGCACCCTGGTCACCGCGCTGATCGCGATGCTGATCGCGGTCCCGGTGAGCTACGGCATCGCGTTCTTCCTCACAGAAGTGTCGCCGCGCTGGCTGCGCGGCCCGATCGGCACCGCCATCGAGCTGCTGGCCGGCATCCCGTCGATCATCTACGGCATGTGGGGCCTGTTCGTGCTGGTACCGGTGATGACCGAATATGGCACCCCCTGGCTCAACGACCACCTCGGCACGCTGCCGGTGATCGGGCCGATGTTCCAGGGCCCGCCGTTGGGCATCGGCCTGCTCACCGCCGGCTTCGTGCTGGCGATCATGGTGATTCCGTTCATCTCCTCGGTGATGCGCGAAGTGTTCCTGACCGTGCCGACGCGCCTTAAGGAATCGGCCTACGCGCTGGGTTCGACCAAGTGGGAAGTGAGCTGGGACATCGTGCTGCCCTACACCCGTTCGGCGGTGATCGGCGGCATCTTCCTGGGCCTTGGCCGCGCGCTCGGCGAGACCATGGCGGTGGCGTTCGTGGTCGGAAATACGGTGCGGCTGTCACCGTCGCTGCTGGAACCGGGCACCACCATCGCCGCGCTGATCGCCAACGACTTCGGCGAGGCCACCGAAACCTATCGCTCGGCGCTGCTGCTGCTGGGCTTCGTGCTGTTCATCGTGACCTTCGTGGTGCTGGCGATCGCCCGCCTGATGCTGCAGCAGCTGTCGCGCCGGGAGGGCAACTGA